The following are encoded in a window of Saccharothrix longispora genomic DNA:
- a CDS encoding EF-hand domain-containing protein, producing MPDQVLHDNIDRVFAILDADGDGGVRKDDFTSMGRGVAREFGLDEDSPRSRRLVEGYEAVWDYLCGADLDVDGVVSPAEFREAHTSGRVTTEVLVEKWESASRQSFEAADADGDGHIDLDGFAGIYRGAGIPDRAVAEAAFGAMDANADGRVDWTELSAHVRGLFTATDDSAKGAHMVSGG from the coding sequence ATGCCGGATCAGGTCCTGCACGACAACATCGACCGGGTCTTCGCGATCCTCGACGCGGATGGCGACGGCGGGGTCCGCAAGGACGACTTCACCTCGATGGGTCGCGGGGTCGCGCGGGAGTTCGGGCTGGACGAGGACTCGCCGCGGTCCCGTCGCCTGGTCGAGGGTTACGAGGCGGTGTGGGACTACCTCTGCGGCGCGGACCTCGACGTCGACGGCGTGGTCAGCCCGGCCGAGTTCCGCGAGGCCCACACCTCGGGGCGGGTGACGACCGAGGTGCTCGTGGAGAAGTGGGAATCGGCGTCGCGGCAGAGCTTCGAGGCGGCCGACGCCGACGGCGACGGCCACATCGACCTCGACGGGTTCGCCGGGATCTACCGCGGAGCCGGAATCCCCGACCGGGCCGTCGCCGAGGCCGCGTTCGGCGCCATGGACGCCAACGCCGACGGCCGCGTGGACTGGACCGAGCTGTCCGCGCACGTGCGCGGCCTGTTCACCGCGACCGACGACTCCGCCAAGGGCGCCCACATGGTCAGCGGCGGCTGA
- a CDS encoding amidohydrolase family protein, producing MSGSEDLSRREVLARSGRVAVALGAAGAVTAGATPVAGAEEERAGASGGSVVLEEGTNISVAASPDGRWLATDLVAAIWVLPAGGGAARRLTDDLHDATLPSWSPDGRSIVFQSFRDGNFHLCVVDVGGGGPRQLTRGPFDHREPVFSPDGKRVAFTSDRGGSYGVWLLDVATGEVGALAGPPGEAAAPRWSPDGKRVIFAVDENAVDVVTVATGERTRVATAPVGGRIHGAAFGPDGSTPSYTLVRGARADLVLVDRQLTTGEDVFGFAATWVGGSALYTADGRIRRRERDGVVRDVPFRATVPVARRAPRRPVRESTGGPVRGIASPVVSPDGRQVAFRALNAVHVVPITGGRPRRLTDGAFFDSDPDFSPDGRSIVYSSDREGVPALRLRDLVTGRDTALGGAVPGAQTTPRFSPDGERVAYVDQDGAVWVLDVAGGSRRQVTPALFMPGRPTWSADGAVIALAAVKPFSRRFREGTSQILTVRLADGELRYTEPMPFRSIATRGDDGPVWSPDGRHLAFVVESVAWVVAVDAAGRFLGDPRQVTREVTDSLAWCGSEALVHLHNGVLRRVPLDGGAPRTIRLDFSWRRPRPPRRTIVHAGAVWDGEGGDLRHDVDIVVADGRVEEIRPHRAAAGERVVDARDLVAMPGLVDAHNHWHLRGRQWGARQGRAWLAYGITTTRSPGDPVYQMLETREALASGALLGPRFFGTGEAIDGSRVYYNFMRPTLSRAQLDLELKRALELDYDMVKTYVRLPVELQREAARAAHRAGVPLSSHYLYPAAAIGMDGMEHVGATNRLGYSHTVSRTGRAYRDVVELFVRSGMSVTPTLFQARALYADDKSLVTDERTRVLFPPWEYERYVAEAEAAGTPASPYSRDVLAGWVDMVLRVHRGGGLVICGTDAPLDAVATATHQNLRAMVAYGFTPLEALTTATRNPAAWLGLTGRVGTLRPGAYADIALVAGNPLVDIRAAAAVRQVVLGGVVHRVEDLLAPFRASRPAAATRSHDHAVVSDPEHWWHEPEWAARVCCGEV from the coding sequence ATGTCGGGTTCCGAAGACCTTTCACGTCGTGAGGTGTTGGCGCGCTCCGGTCGGGTGGCCGTCGCGCTGGGTGCCGCGGGCGCGGTGACCGCGGGGGCGACGCCGGTCGCGGGAGCGGAGGAGGAACGGGCCGGTGCGTCCGGTGGCTCGGTCGTGCTGGAGGAGGGCACGAACATCTCGGTCGCGGCGTCGCCCGACGGCCGGTGGCTCGCCACGGACCTCGTGGCCGCGATCTGGGTGCTGCCGGCGGGTGGTGGGGCGGCGCGCAGGCTGACGGACGACCTCCACGACGCCACGTTGCCCTCGTGGTCGCCGGACGGCCGGTCCATCGTGTTCCAGTCGTTCCGGGACGGGAACTTCCACCTCTGCGTGGTCGACGTCGGGGGCGGTGGGCCCCGGCAGCTCACCCGCGGCCCGTTCGACCACCGGGAACCGGTGTTCTCGCCGGACGGGAAGCGCGTCGCGTTCACCAGCGACCGCGGCGGTTCCTACGGGGTCTGGCTCCTCGACGTGGCGACCGGCGAGGTGGGCGCACTGGCCGGCCCGCCGGGTGAGGCCGCGGCGCCGCGCTGGTCCCCGGACGGGAAGCGGGTGATCTTCGCCGTGGACGAGAACGCCGTGGACGTCGTCACGGTCGCGACGGGGGAGCGCACCCGGGTGGCGACGGCCCCGGTGGGCGGACGCATCCACGGCGCGGCCTTCGGACCGGACGGCAGCACGCCGAGCTACACCCTCGTGCGCGGTGCCCGCGCGGACCTCGTCCTCGTTGACCGGCAGCTCACCACGGGCGAGGACGTCTTCGGTTTCGCCGCCACCTGGGTCGGCGGGTCCGCGCTCTACACGGCGGACGGCCGGATACGTCGCCGCGAGCGCGACGGCGTGGTGCGGGACGTCCCGTTCCGGGCCACCGTGCCGGTCGCCCGCAGGGCGCCTCGCCGCCCGGTGCGCGAATCGACGGGCGGTCCGGTGCGGGGTATCGCGAGCCCCGTGGTGTCGCCGGACGGGCGGCAGGTGGCGTTCCGGGCGCTCAACGCCGTCCACGTCGTCCCGATCACGGGTGGCAGGCCGCGCAGGCTCACCGACGGCGCGTTCTTCGACTCGGATCCCGACTTCTCGCCGGACGGCCGGTCGATCGTCTACTCCAGCGACCGGGAGGGGGTGCCCGCGCTGCGGTTGCGCGACCTGGTGACCGGCCGGGACACCGCGCTGGGCGGTGCGGTGCCCGGTGCGCAGACGACGCCGCGGTTCTCGCCGGACGGCGAGCGGGTCGCCTACGTGGACCAGGACGGCGCGGTGTGGGTGCTCGACGTCGCCGGGGGGAGCCGGAGGCAGGTCACGCCCGCGTTGTTCATGCCCGGCAGGCCCACGTGGTCGGCCGACGGGGCGGTGATCGCGCTGGCCGCGGTCAAGCCGTTCTCCCGCCGCTTCCGCGAGGGCACCAGCCAAATCCTCACGGTGCGCCTCGCCGACGGCGAGTTGCGCTACACCGAGCCCATGCCGTTCCGGTCGATCGCGACGCGGGGTGACGACGGGCCGGTGTGGTCGCCGGACGGCAGGCACCTGGCGTTCGTCGTGGAGAGCGTCGCGTGGGTCGTCGCGGTGGACGCGGCGGGCCGCTTCCTCGGTGACCCGCGGCAGGTGACGCGGGAGGTGACCGACTCGCTCGCCTGGTGCGGGTCGGAGGCCCTCGTGCACCTCCACAACGGGGTGTTGCGCCGGGTGCCCCTCGACGGCGGGGCGCCCCGCACGATCCGCCTCGACTTCTCCTGGCGCAGGCCGAGGCCGCCGCGGCGCACGATCGTCCACGCCGGTGCGGTGTGGGACGGGGAGGGCGGCGACCTGCGCCACGACGTCGACATCGTCGTGGCGGACGGTCGGGTGGAGGAGATCCGGCCGCACCGCGCGGCGGCGGGGGAGCGGGTGGTGGACGCGCGGGACCTCGTGGCCATGCCCGGGTTGGTCGACGCCCACAACCACTGGCACCTGCGGGGGCGCCAGTGGGGCGCCCGGCAGGGGAGGGCGTGGCTCGCCTACGGCATCACCACGACCCGTTCACCGGGTGATCCGGTGTACCAGATGCTGGAGACCAGGGAGGCCCTGGCTTCGGGCGCCCTGCTGGGGCCGCGGTTCTTCGGCACGGGCGAGGCGATCGACGGGTCGCGCGTCTACTACAACTTCATGCGGCCCACGCTGTCGCGCGCGCAGCTCGACCTGGAGTTGAAGCGGGCGCTCGAACTCGACTACGACATGGTGAAGACGTACGTGCGGTTGCCCGTGGAGCTCCAGCGGGAGGCGGCACGGGCCGCGCACCGGGCGGGTGTCCCGCTGTCGTCGCACTACCTGTACCCGGCGGCGGCCATCGGCATGGACGGCATGGAGCACGTCGGGGCGACGAACCGGCTCGGTTACTCGCACACGGTGAGCCGCACCGGTCGGGCCTACCGGGACGTGGTGGAGCTGTTCGTGCGCTCCGGCATGTCGGTGACCCCGACGTTGTTCCAGGCCCGCGCGCTCTACGCCGACGACAAGTCCCTGGTGACCGACGAGCGCACGCGCGTGCTGTTCCCACCGTGGGAGTACGAGCGGTACGTCGCGGAGGCGGAGGCCGCGGGCACGCCGGCGTCGCCGTACTCCCGGGACGTGCTCGCGGGCTGGGTGGACATGGTGCTGCGGGTGCACCGCGGCGGTGGTCTGGTGATCTGCGGCACGGACGCCCCGCTCGACGCCGTGGCGACGGCGACGCACCAGAACCTGCGGGCGATGGTGGCCTACGGCTTCACGCCGCTGGAGGCGTTGACCACGGCGACGCGCAACCCGGCGGCCTGGTTGGGGTTGACCGGCCGGGTGGGCACCCTGCGGCCGGGCGCGTACGCGGACATCGCGCTCGTGGCGGGCAACCCGCTGGTGGACATCCGCGCCGCCGCGGCGGTTCGCCAGGTGGTGCTCGGTGGGGTCGTGCACCGGGTCGAGGACCTGCTCGCCCCGTTCCGCGCGTCGCGGCCCGCCGCCGCGACGCGGTCGCACGACCACGCCGTGGTGTCCGATCCGGAGCACTGGTGGCACGAGCCGGAGTGGGCGGCGCGCGTGTGCTGCGGTGAGGTCTGA
- a CDS encoding enoyl-CoA hydratase-related protein, with protein MPTLDRQDDVFVLDLGGTENRFHPDWIASVGAALDEVEQAAGPRALVTTATGKFFSNGLDLDWLMANGEQYLGYVVSVHGLFARVLSLPVITVAALQGHTFAAGAMLSLAHDFRVMRADRGFWCLPEAEIDIPFTPGMSALIQARLSPRTAHEAMTTARRYGGHDALDAGIVDHAVDEDAVRTAAIEIARTHVGKAGPTVGTIKSRMYARTLEALRDEDAPLG; from the coding sequence ATGCCGACGCTCGACCGCCAGGACGACGTGTTCGTCCTCGACCTCGGGGGCACCGAGAACCGCTTCCACCCCGACTGGATCGCCTCGGTCGGCGCCGCGCTGGACGAGGTGGAGCAGGCCGCGGGACCGCGCGCCCTGGTCACCACCGCCACCGGCAAGTTCTTCTCCAACGGCCTGGACCTCGACTGGCTGATGGCGAACGGCGAGCAGTACCTCGGGTACGTCGTGTCCGTGCACGGCCTCTTCGCGCGGGTGCTGTCGCTGCCGGTGATCACGGTGGCCGCGCTCCAGGGGCACACCTTCGCAGCCGGGGCGATGCTCTCGCTCGCCCACGACTTCCGCGTGATGCGCGCCGACCGCGGCTTCTGGTGCCTGCCCGAAGCCGAGATCGACATCCCCTTCACGCCGGGCATGTCCGCGTTGATCCAGGCCCGGCTGAGCCCGCGCACCGCGCACGAGGCCATGACCACCGCCCGACGCTACGGCGGCCACGACGCCCTCGACGCCGGCATCGTCGACCACGCCGTGGACGAGGACGCCGTGCGCACGGCCGCGATCGAGATCGCGCGGACCCACGTCGGCAAGGCCGGCCCCACGGTGGGCACCATCAAGTCCCGCATGTACGCGCGGACCCTGGAAGCGCTGCGGGACGAGGACGCGCCGCTCGGTTGA
- a CDS encoding ABC transporter ATP-binding protein, translating to MTTGMPAAGSGVRATWSHWVDEAVRPRLRIIRLMPSGGVGPVVLLAVLNIVLGLLPVAFVVATSVLVGEVPAAVAGGVGSEAWDRLIAVFLLAAAVFLLTQLLTPVNNAVGQRMRRRVDSALRDEAMALMLRPVGIGPLEDQRTLDELSEAVRAFDREWGTPGQACVGMLGLVARYTRLLVLVVVIGSTVGWPAALAVAAAVLAFRYGQRGGLRKYSRVWREVVGKQREVAYLHGVTMTDAAAKEIRVFGLSGWLADRYVAAWEAVRDPYERARRRVYLAPYLVLTALGLLLAGGSTVHAAQLAATGRVSLTALALGVQAIVLAISLGGYYPEADTSTQYAMLALTALRRLRDRLGELDGEQPPPGRAEVPAGTPSTALAFDRVGFHYPGSDRAVLDGVDLELPAGLCTAVVGVNGAGKTTLVKLLGRLYEPTSGAVRADGVDIAEFDPVLWRRRIGVIFQDFVRYELTAAENIALGAPHVPVDRAVVLRVAERAGIADALLALPGGLDTPLSRAYPGGTDLSGGQWQRIAIARALYALEAGATVLVLDEPTAALDVRAEVAFFDRFVELTRGVTSLLISHRFSSVRRADHIVVLDGGRVVERGSHDELVAADGRYARLFALQAERFARGLDVEADDVPDGTREVNR from the coding sequence TTGACGACCGGAATGCCCGCGGCGGGGTCGGGGGTGCGCGCCACGTGGTCGCACTGGGTGGACGAGGCCGTGCGGCCCCGGTTGCGGATCATCCGGTTGATGCCGTCCGGCGGCGTCGGCCCGGTCGTCCTCCTGGCCGTGCTCAACATCGTCCTCGGCCTGTTGCCGGTCGCGTTCGTGGTCGCGACGAGCGTCCTGGTCGGCGAGGTGCCCGCCGCGGTCGCCGGCGGTGTCGGCAGCGAGGCCTGGGACCGGTTGATCGCGGTCTTCCTGCTCGCCGCCGCCGTGTTCCTGCTCACCCAGCTCCTCACCCCGGTGAACAACGCGGTGGGGCAGCGGATGCGGCGCCGGGTGGACAGCGCGCTGCGGGACGAGGCGATGGCGCTGATGCTGCGCCCGGTCGGCATCGGACCGCTGGAGGACCAGCGCACGCTCGACGAGCTGAGCGAGGCCGTGCGCGCCTTCGACCGCGAGTGGGGCACACCCGGTCAGGCGTGCGTCGGCATGCTGGGCCTGGTCGCGCGCTACACGCGCCTGCTGGTCCTCGTGGTGGTCATCGGCTCGACGGTCGGCTGGCCGGCGGCGCTGGCGGTCGCCGCGGCGGTGCTCGCGTTCCGCTACGGCCAGCGCGGCGGGCTGCGGAAGTACTCGCGGGTGTGGCGCGAGGTCGTGGGCAAGCAGCGCGAGGTCGCCTACCTGCACGGGGTCACGATGACCGACGCGGCGGCGAAGGAGATCCGCGTCTTCGGCCTGAGCGGGTGGCTGGCCGATCGCTACGTGGCCGCCTGGGAGGCCGTGCGGGACCCCTACGAACGGGCGCGGCGGCGCGTCTACCTGGCCCCGTACCTGGTGCTGACGGCGCTGGGCCTGCTGCTGGCGGGTGGTTCGACGGTGCACGCCGCCCAGCTCGCCGCGACCGGTCGGGTGAGCCTGACCGCGCTGGCGCTGGGGGTGCAGGCGATCGTCCTGGCGATCTCGCTGGGCGGCTACTACCCCGAGGCGGACACCAGCACGCAGTACGCGATGCTGGCCCTGACCGCCCTGCGGCGGTTGCGCGACCGGCTGGGCGAGCTGGACGGGGAGCAACCCCCGCCGGGGCGGGCCGAGGTGCCCGCGGGCACGCCGTCCACCGCCCTCGCCTTCGACCGCGTCGGCTTCCACTACCCGGGCTCCGACCGGGCCGTGCTCGACGGCGTCGACCTGGAACTGCCCGCCGGGCTCTGCACCGCGGTCGTCGGCGTCAACGGCGCGGGCAAGACCACGCTGGTGAAGCTGCTCGGGCGGCTCTACGAGCCGACCTCGGGCGCCGTGCGGGCGGACGGCGTCGACATCGCGGAGTTCGACCCGGTGCTGTGGCGCCGCCGGATCGGCGTGATCTTCCAGGACTTCGTGCGCTACGAGCTGACCGCGGCGGAGAACATCGCGCTGGGCGCGCCGCACGTGCCGGTCGACCGGGCGGTGGTGCTGCGCGTCGCCGAACGGGCCGGGATCGCCGACGCGCTGCTCGCCCTGCCCGGCGGCCTGGACACGCCGCTGTCGCGCGCCTACCCCGGCGGCACGGACCTGTCCGGCGGCCAGTGGCAGCGCATCGCCATCGCCCGCGCGCTCTACGCCCTGGAGGCGGGCGCCACGGTCCTGGTGCTGGACGAGCCGACCGCGGCGCTGGACGTCCGCGCCGAGGTCGCGTTCTTCGACCGGTTCGTGGAGCTGACGCGTGGGGTCACGTCGCTGCTCATCTCGCACCGGTTCTCCAGCGTCCGGCGGGCCGACCACATCGTCGTGCTGGACGGCGGGCGCGTGGTCGAGCGCGGCTCGCACGACGAGCTGGTCGCGGCGGACGGCCGCTACGCCCGGCTGTTCGCGTTGCAGGCGGAACGGTTCGCGCGCGGCCTGGACGTCGAGGCCGACGACGTGCCGGACGGGACACGGGAGGTCAACCGGTGA
- a CDS encoding ABC transporter ATP-binding protein, producing the protein MIEVVRGGGELFAIAWRESRYRLVLSVVLMVAQASAMPLAAPALAALADSALAGDVRGATTAAVLVVVAVIAALTAGHFAHIFYFELGDRAVPRLERELIEMTNGSAGLEHHERPEYADKLQVLRQELHRAAWGSMESLLNSLGLLVAISITAVLLARLNPLLLLLPLAAVPPLLLGRRAESIVNAARERSAPPSRHARHLFGLVANPVSAKELRVSGLESEMRSRQRRAWDDASEELWRGERRAVLLRAAGQLFFAVAYVLGTLLVLREAVAGSRSVGDVLLVLTLASQVNQQVTSAVTALQEMQRTGRVMANMRWTRALLARQAPPPPDRDVPERVRDGIELRGVSFAYPGTDRPVISDVDLTLPAGGTVAFVGENGAGKTTLVKLLCRFYPATTGVIEVDGTDLARFPVDGWRGRVAAGFQDFARFELLARESVGVGELADVESPGAVRDALRRARAEDVLDRLEDGLETQLGKSYADGAELSGGQWQKLALGRAMMRTEPLLLVLDEPTSALDAQAEHRLFERYAAGAREVGRRTGAITVLVSHRFSTVRMADLIVVVDGGRVRERGSHDELMAAGGLYAELYAMQAAAYA; encoded by the coding sequence GTGATCGAGGTCGTCCGCGGCGGTGGGGAGCTGTTCGCCATCGCCTGGCGGGAGAGCCGGTACCGGCTGGTGCTCTCGGTCGTGCTCATGGTCGCGCAGGCCTCGGCGATGCCGCTGGCCGCACCCGCGCTGGCCGCGCTGGCCGACTCGGCGCTGGCGGGGGACGTGCGGGGCGCGACCACCGCCGCGGTGCTCGTCGTGGTCGCGGTGATCGCCGCGCTGACCGCCGGCCACTTCGCCCACATCTTCTACTTCGAGCTGGGCGACCGCGCCGTGCCGCGCCTGGAGCGCGAGCTGATCGAGATGACCAACGGCTCGGCCGGGTTGGAGCACCACGAGCGGCCGGAGTACGCCGACAAGCTCCAGGTGCTGCGCCAGGAGCTGCACCGGGCCGCGTGGGGTTCGATGGAGTCCCTGCTGAACAGCCTGGGCCTGCTGGTGGCGATCTCGATCACCGCGGTCCTGCTGGCCCGGCTCAACCCGCTGCTGCTGCTCCTGCCGCTGGCCGCCGTGCCGCCGCTGCTGCTCGGGCGGCGGGCCGAGTCGATCGTGAACGCCGCGCGCGAGCGGTCCGCGCCGCCGTCCCGGCACGCCAGGCACCTGTTCGGGCTCGTGGCGAACCCGGTGTCGGCGAAGGAGCTGCGCGTCAGCGGGCTGGAGTCGGAGATGCGGTCCCGGCAGCGGCGCGCCTGGGACGACGCGTCGGAGGAGCTGTGGCGCGGCGAGCGCCGGGCCGTGCTGCTGCGCGCCGCCGGTCAGCTGTTCTTCGCCGTGGCGTACGTGCTGGGCACGCTGCTGGTGCTGCGCGAGGCCGTGGCGGGCAGCCGCAGCGTCGGCGACGTGCTGCTCGTGCTGACCCTGGCGTCCCAGGTGAACCAGCAGGTGACGTCCGCGGTGACCGCGTTGCAGGAGATGCAGCGCACCGGGCGGGTGATGGCGAACATGCGCTGGACCCGCGCCCTGCTGGCGAGGCAGGCGCCCCCACCGCCCGACCGGGACGTGCCCGAGCGCGTCCGGGACGGCATCGAGCTGCGCGGCGTCTCCTTCGCCTACCCGGGCACCGACCGGCCGGTGATCTCCGACGTCGACCTGACCCTGCCCGCGGGCGGCACGGTCGCGTTCGTGGGCGAGAACGGGGCGGGCAAGACGACCCTGGTCAAGCTGCTGTGCCGGTTCTACCCGGCCACCACCGGCGTGATCGAGGTCGACGGCACGGACCTGGCGCGCTTCCCCGTGGACGGCTGGCGCGGCCGCGTCGCCGCCGGGTTCCAGGACTTCGCCCGCTTCGAACTGCTCGCCCGCGAGAGCGTCGGGGTGGGCGAGCTGGCCGACGTGGAGTCCCCCGGGGCGGTGCGCGACGCGCTGCGCCGCGCCCGCGCCGAGGACGTCCTCGACCGCCTGGAGGACGGCCTGGAGACCCAGCTCGGCAAGTCCTACGCCGACGGCGCGGAGCTGTCCGGCGGGCAGTGGCAGAAGCTCGCGCTCGGTCGGGCCATGATGCGCACCGAGCCCCTGCTGCTCGTCCTCGACGAACCCACCTCGGCGCTCGACGCGCAGGCCGAGCACCGCTTGTTCGAGCGGTACGCGGCCGGCGCGCGGGAGGTCGGCCGGCGCACCGGCGCGATCACCGTGCTCGTCTCGCACCGGTTCTCCACGGTGCGCATGGCCGACCTGATCGTGGTGGTGGACGGCGGGCGCGTGCGGGAACGCGGTTCGCACGACGAGCTGATGGCCGCCGGCGGCCTGTACGCCGAGCTGTACGCGATGCAGGCGGCGGCCTACGCGTGA
- a CDS encoding alpha/beta hydrolase has protein sequence MPLDPTLRAMRDDAVAAGVRPLYELSIEEARAADLAAIRAAAGAGEPVRHVTDRHVPGPGGDLPIRVYRPVDTAEPLPTAVYFFGGGWALGSIDTSDEICRALANAVPCQVITVGYRLAPEHRFPAAVDDCRAAVGWIAANAAELGVDPDRLAVAGDSAGGNLAAAVTLDRAGPALAAQVLVYPNTDHRGDTGSMRENDDPAAFNRRSVAWYWGHYLARPEDGLDPSASPLLAEDLSGLPPALVITAEHDPLRDEGERYAERLREAGVPVVATRYAGMAHGFFAMSGVVDAAREARAEVAAFLRGHFDRRVHA, from the coding sequence ATGCCACTCGACCCGACCCTGCGGGCGATGCGCGACGACGCGGTCGCCGCGGGGGTCCGGCCGCTCTACGAGCTCTCGATCGAGGAGGCGCGGGCGGCCGACCTCGCGGCGATCCGCGCGGCGGCGGGCGCGGGCGAGCCGGTGCGCCACGTCACCGACCGCCACGTCCCCGGACCGGGGGGCGACCTGCCGATCCGGGTCTACCGCCCGGTCGACACGGCCGAGCCCCTGCCCACCGCGGTCTACTTCTTCGGCGGCGGCTGGGCGCTCGGCAGCATCGACACCTCCGACGAGATCTGCCGCGCCCTGGCCAACGCGGTGCCCTGCCAGGTGATCACCGTCGGCTACCGCCTGGCGCCCGAGCACCGGTTCCCGGCCGCCGTGGACGACTGCCGCGCGGCCGTCGGCTGGATCGCCGCGAACGCCGCCGAGCTCGGCGTCGACCCCGACCGCCTCGCCGTGGCGGGCGACAGCGCGGGCGGCAACCTCGCCGCCGCCGTCACCCTCGACCGCGCCGGGCCCGCCCTGGCCGCCCAGGTGCTGGTCTACCCCAACACCGACCACCGCGGCGACACCGGCTCCATGCGCGAGAACGACGACCCCGCCGCGTTCAACCGCCGGTCCGTCGCCTGGTACTGGGGCCACTACCTGGCGAGGCCGGAGGACGGCCTCGACCCGTCGGCCTCACCGCTGCTCGCCGAGGACCTGAGCGGCCTCCCACCCGCCCTGGTGATCACCGCGGAGCACGACCCGCTGCGCGACGAGGGGGAGCGGTACGCCGAACGCCTGCGCGAGGCCGGCGTGCCCGTGGTCGCGACGCGCTACGCCGGGATGGCGCACGGCTTCTTCGCCATGTCGGGCGTCGTGGACGCGGCCCGCGAGGCCCGGGCCGAGGTCGCCGCGTTCCTGCGCGGGCACTTCGACCGCCGCGTTCACGCGTAG
- a CDS encoding alpha-ketoacid dehydrogenase subunit beta, whose product MPWLSYRKALNRALGDELARDPAVFVLGEDVRVAVSNVTAGLFTRFGPDRVLDTPLSEQAFTGFATGAALSGRRPVIEFQIPALLYLAFEQIVDQAHKFSLMTGGQARVPVTYLVPGSGSKAGWAGQHSDHPYALFAHAGVKTVVPATPEDAYGLLTSAIRDDDPVVVFAPAAALEVRADLDHDGLAPVPLGVGRVHREGEDVTVVAVGHLVHDALAVAEELAGDVSVEVFDPRTVYPFDWDGLADSVARTGRLVVADDSNRTCGIAAEVLATAAERFDLLAPPVRVTRPDGTVVPFAPALDRAVQPDRARLAAAVRKAFEH is encoded by the coding sequence ATGCCGTGGCTGTCCTACCGGAAGGCGCTCAACCGGGCGCTCGGCGACGAACTGGCCCGCGACCCGGCGGTGTTCGTGCTGGGCGAGGACGTCCGGGTGGCGGTCTCCAACGTCACCGCCGGCCTCTTCACGCGGTTCGGACCGGACCGGGTGCTGGACACGCCCCTGTCGGAGCAGGCGTTCACCGGCTTCGCCACCGGCGCCGCGCTGAGCGGGCGGCGGCCGGTGATCGAGTTCCAGATCCCGGCGCTGCTGTACCTCGCGTTCGAGCAGATCGTCGACCAGGCGCACAAGTTCTCGCTGATGACCGGTGGCCAGGCCCGGGTGCCGGTGACCTACCTGGTGCCCGGCTCGGGGTCGAAGGCAGGGTGGGCCGGGCAGCACTCGGACCACCCGTACGCCCTGTTCGCCCACGCCGGCGTGAAGACGGTGGTGCCGGCCACGCCCGAGGACGCCTACGGCCTGCTGACCTCGGCGATCCGGGACGACGACCCGGTCGTGGTGTTCGCCCCGGCGGCGGCGCTGGAGGTCCGGGCCGACCTCGACCACGACGGGCTGGCCCCGGTGCCGCTCGGTGTCGGCCGGGTCCACCGGGAGGGCGAGGACGTCACGGTCGTGGCGGTGGGGCACCTGGTGCACGACGCGCTCGCGGTCGCCGAGGAGCTGGCCGGTGACGTCTCGGTCGAGGTGTTCGACCCGCGCACGGTGTACCCGTTCGACTGGGACGGGCTGGCCGACTCGGTGGCCAGGACCGGCCGCCTGGTGGTGGCCGACGACTCCAACCGCACCTGCGGCATCGCGGCCGAGGTCCTCGCGACGGCGGCCGAGCGGTTCGACCTGTTGGCCCCACCGGTCAGGGTGACCAGGCCGGACGGCACCGTGGTGCCGTTCGCGCCGGCGCTCGACCGGGCCGTGCAACCCGACCGCGCCAGGCTGGCGGCCGCGGTCCGGAAGGCGTTCGAGCACTGA